A region of the Pseudarthrobacter phenanthrenivorans Sphe3 genome:
GGCTGTAGGTTCGGGGGACCTCTCCACCTGGACCAAGGCGCCGCAGAACCCTGTCATCTCGGCCCCGCCGGCCGGCGTCGATATCACTGCCTACCGCGACCATTGCGTGTGGCGCGAGGGCAGCAGGTGGCGCCAGCTGGTGGGTTCGGGGATCCGCGGCCGCGGGGGAACGGCGTTCCTGTATGAGTCGGCAGACCTGCGCTCGTGGGACTACGTGGGTCCGCTCCTGATCGGCGATGCTTCCCAGGGCGATCCCGCCGGGACCGACTGGACCGGAACCATGTGGGAATGCGTGGACCTGTTCCGTGCCGGTGCAGGTTCGCTGGGCTCCGTTCCCGCAGATGGTTCACCTGACGTGCTGGTCTTCTCGGCATGGAACGACGGCGATACCCGCCATCCGCTGTATTGGACCGGCCGTTATGCGGGGGACTCTTTCGAACCCTCCGCGCTGCACCGGCTGGACTACGGCGGCCGGTACTTCTATGCGCCGCAGTCGTTCCTGGACGTGGCCGGCCGGCGGATCATGTTCGGCTGGCTCCAGGAGGGCCGGTCCGACGCTGCGATGGTGGAGGCCGGGTGGTCGGGCGTGATGAGCCTGCCCAGGGTCGTCACCGTGGCGGGGGACGGAACACTGGCTTTCGCTCCGGTTCCCGGGCTTGCAGCACTGCGCCGGAACCACGTGGGCCTGCCGGCCCGGGTACTGGTGGGTTTGGGGCTGCTGGAGACCGGGGTGCAGGGAAACCAGCTGGACCTCGAACTGGACGTCCAGCTGGAGCCTGGTGCCGTGCTGAGGCTGGGGGTGCTTGGTTCGGCGGACGGCGCCGAGGAAACCGTGATTGAGCTCAGCCGGGCACGGGGCGGCGCCGCCGGCGGCGAAGGCCAGTGCGTGCTCCGCCTGGACCGCACCCGCAGCAGCCTGGCGCCGGCCGGTGGCGGGGAAGCCGCCGTGGATGTGGAGGAAAAGTCAGGTCCCGTGCCGTTGCGTGACGGGAAAGTGCACCTGCGCGTTTTAGTGGACCGGTCCGCCGTCGAGATCTTCGCGAACGGCAAGCCCCTCACCGCCCGGGTGTATCCCACGCTGGGCGGCGGCCGGGTCACCCTTTCAGCACCTGAAGGAACTGTGCGCCTGCTGGACTTTGACGCCTGGACCATGGCAGACATTTGGGGAGGTCCCCGCACCCTCTTCCCCTGACCCAACGCTCTCTCACTTAACGGGCCTTTCCCGGCGATCCTCCTCCACTTAACGGGGCTTTTCGGGGAACGCTCTCTCACGAGATCAAAGGCGATCTGAATGCACAGAAGACTAGTTGCCGGCCTCACGGCCGCAGCCCTTGGTGTCGGCTTTGCTGGAACGGGCGCCACGGAGACTGCCGTGGCCCTCGAGCCGGCGCCCGTCACGCTCGGCAGCACCACCAGTCCCATCCCGGACGTCACCGGTACAAGCGGCAGCTGGAGCCGGACAGCCGACGGCGGCTACATCGCCGTCGCGCCTTCCGGGCAGAACGCGGCCGCAACCAGCGAGCAGATGGTGGCCGGGACCGCCCGGTACACGGCCGGCATTAAGGTCGACGCCGGAAGCCCCTACGGTGTGGGGGCGCTCATCTTCCGGGCAACACCGGACGCCGCGGCTGGATACGCGGCCACGATCGACCCCAACCTGGACCGGGTGAGGTTGTTCGACCTCGCCACCGGCCAGGACATTGTGGCCCCGGTGGCCGTGCCTTTGGACACCGGCCGGACCTACACGGTGGATGTCCACCTCGACGGGGCGAGGATCCATGTGGCCGTTGACAGCGTCAGGAGGATTGACGCTGCCGACCACCGCTACCAGTCCGGCCGGGTGGGCCTGCACGCGTTCAACGGAACCGTGGCGTTCGGGGCCCCCGGCGTCCGGACGATCGACGCGAACGTGGACGGGTGGGAGGTAAACGGAGGCGGTTGGTCGGCGACGGCCACCGGCTTCCGCGGTGCAGCGCCCCAGGACACCAATATCCGTGCCATCGCAACCGGACAATCGCCCACGGACGTGGATTTTTCCACCGACATCCAGGTGACGTCCCCGTACGGCGTCGGAACCGTTCTTTTCCGGACCAACGCCTCCGGAACGGCCGGGCATGCGGTGGAGGTGGACCCCAACGCGGGCCGGCTGCGCCTTTACAGGGTGGCCGATAACGCCACCCTGGGCACGCATGCCACAGCTATTGCCGTGGGCAAGGTCTATCGGCTGCGCGTTACAGCCATCGGCAGCCGGTTGGCCGCGTACTGGCAGACAGACTTCCTGGACCC
Encoded here:
- a CDS encoding glycoside hydrolase family 32 protein, yielding MTELTHPLATVPQDELVARAEADPLRPRFHFVSPAGWLNDPNGVCQWNGVYHLFYQYNPEGAFHHRIHWGHATSLDLVTWTDQPVALEPSPGPDADGCWSGVLVDDGGTPTLVYSGRLDERELPCVAVGSGDLSTWTKAPQNPVISAPPAGVDITAYRDHCVWREGSRWRQLVGSGIRGRGGTAFLYESADLRSWDYVGPLLIGDASQGDPAGTDWTGTMWECVDLFRAGAGSLGSVPADGSPDVLVFSAWNDGDTRHPLYWTGRYAGDSFEPSALHRLDYGGRYFYAPQSFLDVAGRRIMFGWLQEGRSDAAMVEAGWSGVMSLPRVVTVAGDGTLAFAPVPGLAALRRNHVGLPARVLVGLGLLETGVQGNQLDLELDVQLEPGAVLRLGVLGSADGAEETVIELSRARGGAAGGEGQCVLRLDRTRSSLAPAGGGEAAVDVEEKSGPVPLRDGKVHLRVLVDRSAVEIFANGKPLTARVYPTLGGGRVTLSAPEGTVRLLDFDAWTMADIWGGPRTLFP